One Micromonospora sp. WMMD812 genomic window carries:
- the ligD gene encoding non-homologous end-joining DNA ligase: MPPLVRPMLATSGALPSGPGWGYEFKWDGVRAIAYVAGEVRLLSRNDRDITRAYPELGGLADLLGKRRAVLDGEIVALDGRGRPDFSALQHRMHVRAPSAALVKATPVRVYLFDILHLDGRDTTPLPYAERRAALQELDLGGESVDTPPYWTGDAGRDLATAAADLGLEGVVAKQLGSSYAPGRRSPAWVKVPLNETVEVIVGGWKPGAGRREGAIGSLLLGMYDRAGRLTYIGHVGTGFTQAALRDLRQRLDPLRRRDSPFASPVPREHARHAVWVDPVLVGDVTFRSWTPDQRLRHPSWKGLRSDREPAEIRLRG, translated from the coding sequence ATGCCCCCGCTCGTGCGGCCGATGCTCGCCACGAGCGGCGCCCTTCCCTCCGGGCCCGGTTGGGGGTACGAGTTCAAATGGGACGGCGTACGGGCGATCGCGTACGTCGCCGGTGAGGTGCGGCTGCTCAGCCGCAACGACCGGGACATCACGCGGGCCTATCCCGAGCTGGGCGGGCTCGCCGACCTGCTGGGGAAGCGGCGCGCGGTGCTGGACGGCGAGATCGTGGCGCTGGACGGCAGGGGCCGGCCCGACTTCTCGGCCCTCCAGCACCGCATGCACGTCCGCGCGCCGTCGGCCGCGCTCGTGAAGGCCACGCCGGTACGGGTGTACCTGTTCGACATCCTGCACCTCGACGGGCGGGACACCACCCCCCTGCCGTACGCCGAGCGCCGCGCCGCCCTGCAGGAGCTGGACCTCGGCGGGGAGAGCGTGGACACCCCACCCTACTGGACCGGCGACGCCGGCCGGGACCTGGCCACCGCCGCCGCAGACCTCGGTCTGGAGGGCGTGGTGGCCAAGCAGCTCGGTTCGTCGTACGCGCCGGGCCGCCGCTCGCCCGCCTGGGTCAAGGTGCCCCTCAACGAGACCGTCGAGGTCATCGTCGGCGGCTGGAAGCCGGGCGCCGGCCGGCGCGAGGGTGCCATCGGTTCCCTCCTGCTCGGCATGTACGACCGCGCGGGCCGGCTGACCTACATCGGGCACGTGGGCACCGGCTTCACCCAGGCGGCGCTGCGCGACCTGCGGCAACGGCTGGATCCGCTGCGGCGGCGGGACTCCCCGTTCGCGTCCCCGGTGCCACGCGAGCACGCCCGGCACGCCGTCTGGGTCGACCCGGTCCTGGTCGGCGACGTGACCTTCCGGTCCTGGACCCCCGACCAGCGCCTGCGCCACCCCTCCTGGAAGGGCCTGCGCAGTGACCGGGAGCCCGCCGAGATTCGGCTCCGGGGCTGA